The Bombus pyrosoma isolate SC7728 linkage group LG3, ASM1482585v1, whole genome shotgun sequence genome has a segment encoding these proteins:
- the LOC122565622 gene encoding uncharacterized protein LOC122565622 isoform X2: MTVSEEMATELANKKAEREALRGVIQQWNANRLDLFELSEPNEDLEFHGVMRFYFQDSGQKVATKCIRVASDATSQAVIETLIEKFRPDMRMLSVPEYALYEIHENGEERKLGLEEKPLLVQLNWHIDDREGRFLLRRIDDKTNAQGVGFSSSDGSSFRRKLSKREKKQMKKQEKLSRLKSLEQDENTIPVDQNGVAEKLYTELPETSFTRSISNPEAVMRRRRQQKLERKLQQFRSKDGGPDTGGTLKIYGEALCKDVPYKTLLLSVRDSAVQVVREMLSKYGLEKVDPQQYCLVQVNSENNINGGTQQEYILDDDECPLAILMNHPSTRGSIMFHVRRRPSDYVPRKRKKKPSGKWNELDYRYEDERLPFSLELNPDGTEIPNGAGVRHRLQPNVTEVGSERAIPIHPSSPSKSTSVPAAAVATVCHTRSPTHAPESTHNYETTFDLDGNVETASLTSSRDGNRTLQNDRQPRGTDPILPAVLEFLEETEETFFHAVITDVEPSAPQFKLAPTYTLYLAARYRASTHYRPELQPTERAHRLTVMLANVASMIQRVIQERYMDASSLALWLANGSELLHMLKNDRHVGAFSTRAQDILTEAVHTAFASLVRCISLELAPAMSQFMADADEPAKEAGVLQIFSSTMALLRRCRVNAALTIQLFSHLFHTINATAFNALVSNANLCVRWFGRRLKARLNALETWAERQGLELASQCHLATIMQATHLLQAPKYNAEELATLSSTCFKLNSLQVRALLQKYQPAADEPRLPAELIENVVRVAESVADTLARADGREIRLEEEPTLALALLLPEDGYSCEVIRGVPPGLAEFLAPLQRDGLCRMAPQPTSSGYWTIYMIDHHNNFRSPSAMSNRSGGYSCHTGPSVAQPEIHVIKLHKSTNGMGLSIVAAKGAGQDRLGIYIKSVVAGGAADADGRLTAGDQLLKVDGQSLVGITQEKAAEYLVRTGPIVTLEVAKQGAIYHGLATLLSQPSPVMTRAHKIRPKSENLEASSVQETNEQPSTSHSMGNLLSVPRHAIGSERSIDSVPGAILSSICSKDLEYKYYHDSDLLNSSRLVSNRYCKPFWSISQSKDLRQTCLRDHTLSSLLTHTRTYAEHTDNESVKQQSQREKRENVETVVGGGNSSGDGGNDHGTDLRWNLEHGDRYLQTCDRTISTNNTRASTDQTNHRSKTSSLPFVSEVEQPVPFTQPMNMNAVQTPSIILNSTNSVSTTTALGIKCDNFSLDSIPYIDQTDDTPTSCHPLNEFNEYQSENNNISNNGVIGVTNISRDDFTASNLPRCKNDVMGKYFRCSQQSVIEKRSQIINENGQEASNRQQEDAEANEMTIIGFQALEQRDKNYEIIEKKVEKDISNKENGNSKICITSKTTPNVNNAVIPVLNLDLSGLDSDTSSDISTFNKCWKSPEEVRLGCGGRVAALAKHFSKLGDLESIHHRPNAIKLLESSKKFASEPNVASIQIYQKRSDYRFPAIDDVNECQSELDLRNSEIKRRYLAPIGLDRMFEKSTIDLLNENGDVNYYCYHNNSADVHKGQSTDGKRKLSLSEQKQVIEQLREVSDLDGARASLLPFRSPSLPSFHVLNKETDMEVSNSIFVDTESGTASSLSLREIQANIQRFVSSWPTDIGENSVRSENASKPFLFDGKLIKRLANSYPNIEKAKELSRNEDSEQQKQRWCKRKKYRSTNELKQTTDQQGDVDEASSFLTNDQQYLRSRKEDSSQDNDNDNDNKTMYGLKTCKQNFIVKNKFQQNPISRVAEKNHFDLLPIKSDQHASVEIEKETSIIDKDIEIDVKLDQHWKKSVLSKIYPRSSQTHLDIGFFLRPRRMSERDLPSRLGRDATAPQQQIHTSKSVPALHNVGTDGKQQHEVFNPGYSRASSSNSVTPPVTQPPPPMTTINGSTSLRSRSSHNLHDPIKMGTLPPSGLVSRQQSSPNLNPGQTTSNNSSSANVGPSSNILQSNETERFYQNLSIYRNQDTTTTTTTTTTTTTKQRHSPSQHSDDRNPLQLQKNSRGSQNSLNRPGTFEMNQARDRPISAYVPQPQQQSYLVGGLSQQQGCAAPPRSQSSRDIIRQEAKLQEMQEEVRRRELRGGIPAPLNQYRPAAYNLKTNMSVQSPISSAVRPTKSIGSQPNLGSSPPVTVSSAPSISTSGHVTTRQTGPSNYGYLDAQYGPYMVQYGKSPHVHQHQHQHQSQPQSQHPHQHQHQHQLQLQHQHQHQHQHQHQHQHQHQNIQQQNLGHIQYGHASMTSTRGKNDLIRLQSNGMLLDYGRDQGTRDIGKLYMDQNQHVAVGSQYYLNSDVRNEHYNDESGINRAQTAPEGSTMSNEIPIRPTLPEEGYPESPPPPPPSTSTHPLYSKQSDSRYTASMQDPPRGGYYPANTTGTTLQPRQYQYSATNPWQREEKEREQARRREAARQWRDQQIAELSALSHRTSQQEEQLRALQLERDFQKRAEEVANQQDDDEESNDLDTENIRVQQSLLRTTVSQDRNNPLEQHHLNLPRTNATNQSIKGNHTGQSVGGSPMHSTNVVSIHAGNGPSQQSSQNIVNTCLQQQQPHQQQQESSSSHFSSDLQHEHTNQMPNNIGQIQMSSLLHLTSSQKPLGLSQSNEEKEMHRRHEEIKRKQVEFDDSQSKKKEEEINKQQQIQQMYQQQHHSQQLQSHLKTQQMLHPSMLRLDSLIINGSSASSTHNTSNDAPLPPERGSSYAVMSQQSTLRSNNANISNIVTLAQPQSTSVKRVSFHDSNANVESVQRSVSSGNSSTSQVLAMDVITEDPNNFINDAEILLASPKAPEGSGGAPITGSTPGVIGAQEVYKDPRQRRLAEKQKQQQSSQVGQVPEKLSFKEKMKMFAMETGEDGTPRDKVKISRAQREIDNIGNPTIPTLNSNNHHHHNHHNNNNNNNSSSGSNSSTSNNPNNNNSNSSNINNNSSNQQQ, encoded by the exons AAGAACGTAAGCTTGGGCTTGAAGAAAAGCCATTGTTAGTGCAATTAAATTGGCATATCGATGACCGTGAGGGACGATTTTTGTTAAGAAGAATAGATGACAAAACCAACGCTCAAGGTGTTGGTTTCTCTTCTTCGGATGGGTCTAGTTTTCGCAGAAAGTTGAGTAAACGCGAGAAGAAACAGATGAAGAAACAGGAAAAGCTGAGTCGTTTAAAGAGTTTAGAACAAGATGAAAATACTATACCTGTCGATCAAAATGGAGTAGCTGAAAAACTTTACACGG AGTTACCTGAAACAAGCTTTACCAGAAGTATTTCAAACCCGGAAGCTGTGATGAGAAGACGACGTCAACAAAAATTGGAGAGAAAATTGCAACAGTTTCGTAGTAAAGATGGCGGTCCCGATACTGGCGGAACCCTGAAAATTTACGGCGAGGCGTTATGCAAAGACGTTCCATATAAAACATTGCTTTTAAGCGTCCGAGATTCAGCAGTTCAAGTCGTACGAGAAATGCTTTCTAAATATGGTTTAGAGAAGGTGGATCCACAGCAGTATTGTCTCGTACAG GTAAAtagtgaaaataatattaatggaGGAACACAGCAGGAATATATACTAGACGATGACGAATGCCCTCTAGCCATTCTTATGAATCATCCTTCTACACGCG GTTCAATTATGTTCCATGTGCGAAGAAGACCTTCAGATTATGTGCCTcggaaacggaagaaaaaacCTAGTGGCAAATGGAACGAATTAGATTACAG ATACGAAGACGAAAGATTACCCTTTTCGCTGGAATTGAATCCTGACGGTACCGAAATTCCAAACGGGGCTGGTGTGCGGCATCGGTTGCAGCCAAATGTAACGGAGGTGGGCTCGGAAAGGGCGATACCTATCCATCCATCTAGTCCGAGCAAGTCTACATCTGTtcctgctgctgctgttgctacTGTTTGCCATACTCGAAGCCCGACACATGCACCGGAATCAACGCACAATTATGAAACAACCTTTGATCTCGATGGAAACGTAGAAACTGCCAGTCTTACCAGTAGCAGGGATGGTAACag AACGTTGCAGAATGATCGACAGCCACGTGGGACGGATCCGATTTTACCAGCTGTATTAGAATTTCTCGAGGAAAcggaagaaacattttttcatgcCGTAATCACAGATGTTGAACCATCGGCGCCGCAATTCAAATTGGCTCCAACTTATACGCTTTACTTGGCAGCGAGATATCGCGCAAGCACACATTATAGACCAGAATTGCAACCAACGGAGAGAGCTCATAGATTGACCGTGATGTTAGCAAATGTCGCTAGCATGATTCAACGAGTAATACAG GAACGGTACATGGATGCGTCCTCGTTGGCACTGTGGTTAGCAAACGGTTCGGAACTACTACATATGTTGAAAAACGATCGGCACGTAGGTGCGTTTTCAACTAGGGCACAAGATATTTTGACGGAAGCAGTTCATACAGCATTCGCGTCGTTGGTTAGGTGCATTTCCTTGGAACTAGCACCGGCAATGTCACAGTTCATGGCAGATGCAGACGAACCTGCCAAAGAAGCCGGcgttcttcaaatattttcgagcACGATGGCTTTACTTCGGCGATGCAGAGTAAACGCTGCACTTACCATTCAACTATTTAGTCACCTGTTTCACACAATAAACGCGACCGCGTTTAACGCTTTAGTTTCAAATGCCAACTTGTGCGTTAGATGGTTCGGTCGTAGATTAAAGGCGAGACTAAACGCTCTGGAAACTTGGGCTGAAAGGCAAGGCTTGGAACTCGCGAGTCAATGTCATTTGGCAACCATCATGCAAGCGACTCATCTTCTACAAGCTCCAAAATACAATGCGGAGGAACTTGCTACCTTGAGCTCTACGTGCTTCAAGTTGAATTCTCTTCAGGTCAGAGCATTGTTGCAAAAGTATCAACCAGCTGCGGATGAACCAAGACTTCCTGCGGAATTGATCGAAAACGTAGTCAGA GTAGCCGAAAGCGTGGCTGATACGCTTGCACGTGCTGATGGCAGAGAGATTCGACTCGAAGAAGAGCCTACGCTCGCTTTGGCGCTTCTACTTCCCGAGGATGGATACAGTTGCGAAGTTATTCGTGGTGTACCTCCAGGATTAGCCGAATTTTTAGCGCCATTGCAACGGGATGGTCTATGCCGTATGGCACCACAACCCACCAGTAGTGGATATTGGACTATATACATGATAGATCACCACaataat tttcGCAGTCCAAGCGCAATGAGCAATAGATCTGGAGGTTATTCCTGTCATACAGGGCCGAGTGTTGCTCAGCCCGAGATAcatgttataaaattacacaagTCTACCAATGGAATGGGTTTGAGCATTGTCGCAGCGAAG GGCGCTGGTCAGGATAGGCttggaatatatataaagagtGTAGTTGCTGGTGGTGCTGCTGATGCT GACGGCAGATTGACGGCTGGAGACCAATTGCTAAAAGTGGACGGACAAAGTTTAGTAGGAATTACTCAGGAAAA AGCTGCTGAATATTTAGTACGTACCGGACCAATAGTAACATTGGAAGTTGCTAAACAAGGTGCCATATATCATGGTTTGGCCACTTTATTGTCACAACCGTCACCAGTAATGACCAGAG CGCACAAGATTCGCCCCAAGTCCGAAAACTTGGAAGCTTCATCGGTGCAGGAAACGAACGAGCAGCCATCTACGTCACATTCAATGGGTAATTTGTTGAGCGTTCCAAGGCACGCGATCGGTTCGgaacgttcgatcgattcaGTACCAGGTGcgattctttcttcgattTGTTCAAAGGACttggaatataaatattatcatgattccgatttattaaattcttctcGCCTCGTCTCAAATCGGTACTGCAAACCATTCTGGAGTATTTCACAATCGAAAGACCTGCGACAAACGTGTTTGCGGGATCATACACTGTCGTCATTGTTAACACACACGCGGACTTACGCGGAACATACTGATAACGAGTCGGTAAAACAACAGTCTCAGCGGGAAAAGCgagaaaatgtagaaacaGTAGTTGGTGGTGGTAACAGTAGTGGTGATGGTGGTAATGACCACGGTACAGATTTGCGTTGGAATTTGGAGCATGGTGATAGATATTTGCAAACATGCGATCGTACTATTTCGACGAATAATACACGCGCTTCAACCGATCAAACAAACCACAGATCTAAAACGTCAAGCTTGCCATTTGTTTCGGAAGTTGAGCAACCTGTTCCGTTTACCCAGCCAATGAATATGAACGCTGTTCAAACACCGTCAATCATTTTAAATTCGACAAATTCGGTTTCCACGACAACGGCGCTAGGTATCAAATGTGataatttttctctcgatTCGATACCTTATATCGATCAAACGGATGACACTCCGACGTCATGTCATCCACTAAACGAATTCAACGAGTATCAATCGGAGAATAATAACATATCTAATAATGGTGTGATTGGTGTAACCAATATTTCACGAGATGATTTCACTGCATCAAATTTACCACGATGTAAAAACGACGTTATGGGCAAATATTTCAGATGTTCGCAGCAATCAGTGATTGAAAAAAGATCACAGATCATAAATGAGAATGGACAAGAAGCATCGAATAGGCAACAGGAAGACGCAGAAGCTAATGAAATGACAATTATTGGATTTCAAGCGTTGGAACAGCGAGACAAAAATTACgagataatagaaaaaaaggtGGAAAAAGACATATCAAATAAGGAAAACGGTAATTCCAAAATTTGCATAACTTCGAAAACAACGCCGAATGTTAATAACGCTGTAATTCCAGTATTAAATCTTGACTTGTCTGGTCTAGATAGCGATACATCAAGTGATATATCGACTTTCAACAAATGTTGGAAATCACCGGAAGAGGTGCGCCTCGGTTGTGGTGGTCGCGTAGCCGCGTTggcaaaacatttttcaaaactCGGCGATCTTGAATCGATTCATCACCGACCTAAtgcgattaaattattagagAGCTCAAAAAAATTTGCTTCAGAACCTAATGTTGCCTcaattcaaatttatcaaaagcGATCGGATTATCGTTTTCCCGCCATCGACGATGTCAATGAATGCCAATCCGAACTAGATTTGAGAAATAGCGAAATTAAACGGCGATATCTTGCACCAATTGGATTGGACCGAATGTTCGAAAAATCGACCATAGATCTGTTAAATGAAAATGGTGATGTTAACTATTATTGCTATCACAATAATTCAGCCGATGTGCATAAAGGTCAATCAACAGATGGTAAACGGAAGTTGTCATTGTCAGAACAAAAACAGGTGATAGAACAACTGAGGGAAGTGTCTGATCTTGATGGTGCGAGAGCAtcgcttcttccttttcgttctCCTTCTCTACCTTCTTTTCACGTATTGAATAAAGAAACAGACATGGAAGTTTCAAACAGCATTTTCGTCGATACAGAGTCAGGTACAGCGTCATCATTGTCTTTGCGTGAAATACAGGCGAATATCCAGAGATTCGTGTCATCATGGCCGACGGATATTGGAGAGAACAGTGTGCGAAGTGAGAACGCAAGCAAACCATTCTTATTCGATGGTAAATTGATCAAACGGTTGGCGAATTCCTATCCAAATATTGAAAAGGCAAAAGAATTATCACGTAATGAGGACAGCGAGCAGCAAAAACAGAGGTGGtgtaaacgaaaaaaatacCGTTCCACCAACGAATTGAAACAAACTACTGATCAACAGGGCGATGTTGATGAAGCATCGTCGTTTCTCACTAACGATCAGCAGTATTTACGATCTCGGAAGGAGGATTCCTCGCAAGATAACGATAATGATAACGATAACAAAACAATGTACGGACTAAAAACttgcaaacaaaatttcatcgtcAAAAACAAATTCCAACAGAATCCGATATCACGTGTCGCAGAGAAAAACCATTTCGATCTTTTACCGATTAAAAGCGATCAACATGCGTCAGTGgagattgaaaaagaaacttcgATAATTGATAAAGACATAGAAATCGATGTAAAGCTCGACCAACATTGGAAAAAATCAGTTTTATCCAAGATTTATCCAAGATCGAGTCAAACTCATCTAGATATTGGTTTCTTTTTAC GACCTCGTCGCATGAGTGAACGAGACTTACCATCTCGCCTTGGACGCGACGCTACTGCACCGCAACAACAAATACATACCAGCAAGTCCGTGCCAGCATTGCACA ATGTAGGAACGGATGGAAAACAACAGCACGAGGTATTCAATCCTGGTTATAGCAGAGCATCGTCGAGTAACAGCGTTACACCGCCTGTTACGCAGCCACCTCCACCAATGACCACAATCAACGGTTCGACGTCGCTACGTTCTCG CTCAAGTCATAATTTACATGATCCAATAAAAATGGGAACATTACCACCGAGTGGTCTTGTGAGTAGACAACAATCGTCACCGAATTTGAACCCTGGTCAAACAACGAGTAACAATAGTTCAAGTGCTAATGTTGGGCCAAGTTCGAATATTCTTCAAAGTAACGAAACCGAAAGATTTTATCAAAACTTGAGCATCTATCGGAATCAAGACACGACGACGACAACAACGACCACGACCACCACCACGACCAAGCAACGACATAGTCCGTCTCAACATTCGGATGACAG GAATCCTCTGCAGCTGCAAAAGAACTCGAGAGGTTCACAAAATTCTTTGAATCGTCCGGGAACATTCGAAATGAATCAGGCCAGGGACCGTCCAATATCTGCATATGTACCTCAACCTCAACAACAATCTTACCTTGTTGGTGGTCTTTCGCAACAACAAGGCTGTGCAGCGCCTCCAAGATCTCAGTCATCTCGGGATATAATACGACAAGAAGCAAAACTTCAAGAAATGCAAGAGGAAGTCAGAAGACGCGAATTACGAGGTGGCATTCCAGCGCCATTGAATCAATATCGACCAGCCgcatataatttaaaaacaaatatgtCCGTTCAATCTCCGATAAGTTCTGCCGTCCGACCAACAAAATCTATCGGTTCCCAACCAAATTTGGGATCAAGTCCACCAGTAACAGTGTCTTCCGCACCATCAATCTCAACATCTGGTCATGTAACCACGAGACAAACGGGACCTTCGAATTATGGTTACTTGGATGCGCAATATGGCCCCTATATGGTCCAATATGGGAAATCTCCACACGTGCATCAACATCAACACCAACATCAATCTCAACCTCAATCGCAGCATCCGCATCAACATCAACATCAACATCAGCTTCAGCTTCAGCATCAACATCAGCATCAGCATCAGCATCAACATCAACACCAGCACCAACATCAAAATATCCAACAACAAAATCTTGGACATATTCAGTATGGACATGCTAGTATGACATCCACTAGAGGAAAAAACGATTTAATTCGCTTACAATCCAATGGAATGTTGCTCGACTATGGAAGAGATCAAGGTACACgagatattggaaaattatatatggATCAAAATCAACATGTTGCTGTTGGATCgcagtattatttaaattcggATGTACGAAACGAACATTATAATGACGAAAGTGGAATAAATAGAGCGCAAACTGCACCGGAAGGAAGTACGATGtctaatgaaattccaataCGGCCTACTTTACCGGAAGAAGGATATCCAGAAAGTCctccgccgccgccgccaAGCACTTCGACTCATCCACTTTATAGTAAACAATCGGATTCAAG GTACACTGCGAGTATGCAGGATCCTCCTCGTGGTGGGTATTATCCAGCAAATACAACTGGAACTACATTACAACCACGTCAATATCAATATAGTGCTACGAATCCATGGcaacgagaagagaaagaaaga gAACAAGCACGTAGAAGAGAAGCTGCAAGACAGTGGCGAGATCAACAAATAGCGGAATTAAGTGCGTTATCTCACAGAACATCACAACAAGAAGAACAACTGCGGGCTCTTCAGCTGGAAAGAGACTTTCAAAAAAGAGCTGAGGAAGTTGCCAATCAACAAGACGATGACGAAGAAAGTAATGATTTAGACACCGAGAACATAAGAGTACAACAAAGCCTGCTTCGTACAACGGTGTCACAAGATCGAAATAATCCATTGGAGCAACATCACCTCAACTTGCCTAGAACAAATGCAACCAATCAATCTATCAAAGGAAATCATACTGGTCAATCTGTTGGTGGTTCCCCGATGCATTCTACCAACGTCGTGTCGATACACGCGGGCAATGGCCCATCTCAGCAATCTTcgcaaaatattgtaaatacttGTCTGCAACAGCAACAGCCACATCAACAGCAACAAGAGAGTTCGAGTTCGCATTTTTCGTCAGATCTTCAACATGAACACACCAATCAAATGCCAAATAACATAGGGCAAATTCAAATGTCATCCTTGCTTCATTTGACCTCTTCTCAAAAACCACTTGGTTTATCTCAAtctaacgaagaaaaagaaatgcatCGTAGACACGAGGAGATTAAGCGAAAACAAGTCGAATTCGACGACAGTCAAtcgaaaaagaaggaggaagaaattaacaaacaaCAACAAATCCAACAAATGTATCAACAGCAACATCATTCACAACAACTGCAATCCCATTTGAAAACTCAACAAATGTTACATCCCAGTATGTTACGATTGGACAGCCTAATTATTAACGGATCAAGCGCCTCTT ccACGCATAATACTAGCAACGATGCGCCTCTGCCTCCGGAACGAGGTTCTAGTTATGCGGTTATGTCGCAACAAAGTACCCTGAGGTCGAATAATGCAAACATATCTAATATAGTAACATTGGCTCAGCCGCAGTCAACGTCTGTTAAGAGAGTCTCTTTTCATGACTCAAATGCAAATGTAGAATCAGTGCAACGAAGTGTTTCGTCTGGAAATTCGAGCACAAGTCAGGTTCTGGCTATGGATGTCATTACAGAAGATCCAAAT AATTTCATAAATGATgcagaaattttattggcaTCTCCAAAAGCACCCGAAGGATCCGGCGGCGCTCCAATTACTGGCAGTACCCCTGGTGTAATAGGTGCTCAAGAAGTGTACAA GGATCCCAGACAAAGAAGGCTCGCTGAAAAACAAAAGCAGCAACAAAGTTCTCAAGTTGGGCAAGTACCTGAAAAGCTGAGTTTtaaagaaaagatgaaaatgttTGCTATGGAAACCGGTGAGGATGGAACGCCGCGGGACAAGGTAAAAATTTCACGTGCGCAGCGCGAAATAGATAATATTGGAAATCCCACTATCCCTACATTGAATAGCAATAATCACCACCACCACAATCAtcacaataataataacaataataacagcaGCAGTGGCAGCAACAGCAGTACTAGCAACAACCCGAATAACAATAACAGTAACAGCAGTAATATCAATAACAACAGTAGCAACCAACAACAATAG